A genomic segment from Roseibium algicola encodes:
- a CDS encoding cytochrome b — protein sequence MTVLNSMETTSRTDAHPLGPESRHAGTTRILHWMIAALVLATWPLGYVIKFVKSDVSLDFYLLHESFGFLVLWLMLVRVGNKLVARKPAEEGPALERLAASVVHGLLYLFLIVMPVSGFLATNAHGFPLSWFGLVPVWSPIGKSPDIAGTLSAIHSWSAWALLALFALHIGAVLFHHVLRRDRTLYRIL from the coding sequence ATGACAGTGCTGAATTCCATGGAAACGACTTCGCGAACCGATGCGCATCCCCTTGGACCGGAAAGCCGTCATGCCGGAACCACCAGGATCCTGCACTGGATGATTGCCGCTTTGGTTCTGGCGACATGGCCACTGGGTTACGTGATCAAGTTCGTGAAAAGCGATGTGTCCCTGGATTTCTACCTGCTGCACGAAAGTTTCGGCTTTCTGGTGCTCTGGCTGATGCTGGTTCGTGTCGGCAACAAGCTTGTTGCTCGAAAGCCGGCGGAAGAGGGCCCGGCTCTGGAACGACTGGCGGCCAGCGTCGTTCACGGGCTTCTCTATCTGTTCCTGATCGTCATGCCGGTCAGCGGGTTTCTGGCAACAAACGCCCACGGATTTCCGTTGAGCTGGTTCGGACTGGTTCCGGTCTGGAGCCCGATCGGCAAGTCACCAGACATTGCGGGGACACTGTCGGCCATTCATTCCTGGAGCGCATGGGCCTTGCTGGCACTGTTTGCCCTTCACATTGGCGCGGTACTGTTCCACCACGTTCTGAGGCGTGACCGGACACTCTACCGGATCCTGTGA
- a CDS encoding VOC family protein yields the protein MKIGKLDHVNLRTTRLDELIAWYGDILGMEPGPRPEFPFPGAWLYAGNDAAIHLVGVEGPEATGSEAKLKLEHFAFTASGLEAFEARLNERGERYRRSVQPGTGTVAINVWDPDGNHIHVDFTPEG from the coding sequence ATGAAGATCGGAAAGCTAGACCACGTCAATCTTCGCACCACGCGGCTCGACGAACTGATCGCCTGGTATGGCGACATTCTCGGGATGGAACCCGGACCGCGTCCCGAATTTCCCTTTCCAGGTGCCTGGCTCTACGCGGGTAACGATGCAGCCATTCATCTGGTCGGTGTTGAGGGGCCGGAAGCGACCGGATCCGAAGCCAAGCTGAAACTGGAACATTTCGCCTTTACCGCTTCCGGTCTGGAGGCTTTCGAAGCAAGACTTAACGAGCGCGGCGAACGTTATCGCCGCTCCGTTCAGCCCGGCACGGGGACCGTTGCCATCAATGTCTGGGACCCGGACGGCAACCATATCCATGTCGACTTCACCCCGGAAGGTTGA
- a CDS encoding adenylate/guanylate cyclase domain-containing protein, with protein sequence MPFNRRLHITPTLTTVIGGFVFITAALVLIVQAATSEKVVRNLGGSLINSGMHSLEQAFSAQIEAVEEASSFTAAALSTGSILLRRPQEVADYMFGALSAMEHVSFVIVADRNGNFIQVDRGRADGILVPQFVPKTDETHALAGLISSSREKTAPFWSGPAFYPQRQHTYIAHVQPILSDGPDGSDYEGLVLMAMSMERLSEVTSDISTGLVQVFMINPQTYGLIAHPALSEVFNLLSPTSPLIELENVPDTFLQTLKSTETVDASGYGIRPGHEMRAGYDALGNKRFVVLQSPDLGPTGLPISIGAHFPAEVLEQPLEQLSDAILIGIALLGLSLIGAGFLAHRIGQPIRRAALGARAVADLELDSAEHLPGSFVRELDDLANGFNSMVSGLTAFSRYVPKTLVRKLLREGRAYAPPEEREVAVMFTDIAGFTSASEGMTATETAAFVNHHLSLLGAEITKEGGTIDKYIGDSVMAFWGAPERLENPAEPAARAAIGMARAIRADNTARVARGEAPVRIRIGLHMGPLVVGDIGAPERVNYTVIGDTVNAASRLESLGKEIDGSSDVVILVSSEIAKRLGNTVEYRSIGQHQVKGRVEPLEVVRLID encoded by the coding sequence TTGCCCTTTAACAGGCGCCTTCACATAACGCCGACGCTCACGACGGTCATCGGTGGTTTTGTCTTCATCACCGCTGCGCTTGTCCTGATCGTTCAGGCAGCCACGTCCGAAAAGGTCGTGCGCAACCTGGGTGGCTCGCTGATCAACTCGGGCATGCACTCCCTGGAGCAGGCCTTTTCCGCCCAGATAGAAGCCGTCGAGGAAGCAAGCTCCTTTACCGCGGCAGCGCTTTCCACCGGCAGCATCCTGTTGCGCCGTCCTCAGGAAGTCGCCGACTACATGTTCGGTGCGCTATCGGCCATGGAGCATGTCTCCTTTGTCATCGTCGCCGACAGGAACGGCAATTTCATCCAGGTCGACCGGGGCCGTGCTGACGGAATTCTGGTACCGCAATTCGTGCCGAAGACTGACGAAACGCATGCCCTTGCGGGTTTGATCTCGTCTTCAAGGGAAAAGACAGCCCCCTTCTGGTCTGGCCCGGCCTTTTATCCTCAGCGTCAGCACACCTATATCGCTCACGTTCAACCGATCCTGTCCGACGGCCCTGACGGCAGTGATTACGAAGGCCTCGTCCTGATGGCCATGTCCATGGAGCGCTTGTCGGAAGTCACAAGCGACATCTCCACCGGCCTGGTTCAGGTGTTCATGATCAACCCGCAGACCTACGGTCTGATTGCTCATCCTGCGTTGTCGGAGGTCTTCAATCTTCTGTCGCCGACAAGCCCGTTGATTGAACTCGAGAACGTCCCGGACACTTTTTTGCAAACCCTCAAATCGACCGAAACAGTCGATGCATCAGGCTACGGGATACGCCCGGGACACGAAATGCGTGCCGGCTATGACGCCCTTGGCAACAAGCGGTTTGTCGTCCTCCAAAGCCCGGATCTCGGCCCGACAGGGTTGCCGATTTCAATCGGCGCCCATTTTCCGGCGGAGGTTCTTGAGCAGCCGCTTGAGCAATTGAGCGATGCGATACTGATCGGCATCGCCCTTCTCGGACTGTCGCTGATCGGCGCCGGCTTTCTTGCCCACCGCATCGGCCAGCCGATCCGCCGGGCAGCGCTTGGGGCAAGGGCCGTCGCGGATCTTGAACTGGACTCTGCCGAGCACCTGCCAGGCAGCTTCGTGCGCGAATTGGACGACCTGGCCAACGGGTTCAATTCCATGGTCAGCGGCCTGACCGCTTTCAGCCGGTACGTCCCCAAAACACTGGTCAGGAAACTCCTGCGTGAAGGCCGAGCATATGCGCCGCCGGAAGAACGTGAAGTCGCGGTTATGTTCACCGACATTGCCGGCTTCACCTCGGCCTCCGAAGGCATGACGGCAACCGAAACCGCTGCCTTCGTCAATCATCACCTGTCCCTGCTCGGCGCCGAAATCACAAAGGAAGGCGGCACCATCGACAAATACATCGGTGACAGTGTCATGGCATTCTGGGGCGCTCCGGAACGGCTGGAAAATCCAGCAGAGCCTGCGGCCCGTGCGGCAATCGGCATGGCCCGTGCCATCCGGGCGGACAACACGGCACGCGTTGCCCGCGGTGAAGCGCCTGTGCGAATTCGCATCGGCCTTCACATGGGCCCGCTCGTGGTCGGCGATATCGGTGCACCGGAGCGGGTCAACTACACGGTCATCGGCGACACGGTGAACGCCGCTTCCCGGCTGGAGAGCCTCGGCAAGGAGATCGACGGCAGCTCCGATGTGGTGATCCTCGTCTCCAGCGAGATCGCCAAGCGACTTGGCAACACCGTTGAGTACCGGTCCATCGGCCAGCATCAGGTAAAAGGCAGAGTTGAGCCCCTGGAGGTGGTGCGGCTGATCGATTGA
- a CDS encoding adenylate/guanylate cyclase domain-containing protein, which produces MPARRKLFITPTLASVIGSFVLVTAAAILFIQAVTSSEVVRRMGGELVDIGMDAAETAFVEQLHAITETAEFTRLTYERKELPVDDPDLILSYLYGALAPMEQVSFLVLVDENGEGVDVDRGDADGKLLGGNVNLAKDIPILAPLAERAKKQSGAFWSEPFYMPNREHTYYVFVRPLHEGKTYRGSLMIGMSLDRMSEITWHVSTDDITVFLMKEGSDEIVAHPDLHKSFDDLTEEMPLLNVDRLPDAFLAGFKDMPRVKNESFDISEKLAVYSGTAPDGAERFVILEQKNENLLGLPVRIGVHFPAEYLSQPLKQLLMALLVGGGLLVLSLLGAVLLARRIARPVQRASVAAREVAGLNLSTVAPLPSSIIRELDDLSKGFNAMLGGLKAFNRYVPGTLVRKLLSEGRADAPPEEREVAVLFTDIAGFTSASEGMTATETAAFVNHHLSLLGAEITKEGGTIDKYIGDSVMAFWGAPERLENPAEPAARAAIGMARAIREDNIARVARGEAPVRIRIGLHMGPLVVGDIGAPERVNYTVIGDTVNAASRLESLGKEIDGDADVVILVSSEIAKRLDSSIEQEAIGLHKVKGKSAAVEVVRLRG; this is translated from the coding sequence GTGCCAGCACGCAGGAAACTCTTCATCACACCGACCCTTGCCTCCGTCATCGGCAGTTTCGTGCTGGTGACCGCGGCTGCGATCCTCTTCATCCAGGCTGTCACTTCTTCGGAAGTCGTCAGGAGAATGGGCGGTGAGTTGGTCGATATCGGCATGGATGCAGCCGAAACAGCGTTTGTCGAGCAGCTTCATGCCATCACCGAAACCGCCGAATTCACCCGACTGACCTATGAGCGCAAGGAACTGCCGGTCGACGACCCCGATCTCATCCTGTCTTACCTTTACGGCGCGCTCGCCCCGATGGAGCAGGTCTCCTTTCTGGTTCTGGTAGACGAAAATGGCGAAGGCGTTGATGTCGACAGGGGCGATGCGGACGGCAAGCTGCTGGGCGGCAACGTCAATCTGGCAAAGGATATCCCAATCCTGGCTCCGCTGGCGGAACGCGCGAAAAAGCAGTCTGGTGCTTTCTGGAGCGAGCCGTTCTACATGCCGAACCGCGAGCACACCTATTACGTCTTTGTGCGCCCGCTGCATGAGGGCAAGACCTACCGTGGCAGCCTGATGATCGGCATGTCGCTCGACAGAATGTCCGAGATCACCTGGCACGTTTCGACAGACGACATAACCGTCTTTCTCATGAAGGAGGGATCAGACGAAATCGTCGCCCATCCCGACCTTCACAAATCCTTCGATGACCTGACAGAAGAAATGCCTCTTCTGAATGTCGATCGTTTGCCCGATGCCTTTCTGGCCGGCTTCAAGGACATGCCGAGGGTCAAGAATGAGTCCTTCGACATTTCCGAGAAACTGGCTGTCTATTCCGGCACTGCCCCTGACGGTGCCGAACGGTTCGTGATCCTTGAACAGAAGAACGAAAACCTCTTGGGTCTTCCGGTCAGGATCGGTGTTCACTTTCCTGCCGAGTACCTTTCCCAGCCGCTGAAACAACTGCTGATGGCGCTACTTGTTGGTGGCGGACTGCTCGTGCTGTCCCTGCTTGGCGCGGTATTGCTGGCGAGACGGATTGCAAGACCGGTGCAACGTGCTTCAGTCGCGGCAAGAGAAGTGGCGGGCCTGAACCTTTCGACCGTAGCCCCGCTGCCTTCCAGCATCATCCGGGAACTGGACGACCTGTCCAAGGGCTTCAATGCCATGTTAGGCGGCTTGAAAGCCTTCAATCGCTACGTTCCGGGCACACTTGTCAGGAAACTTCTGAGCGAAGGCCGGGCGGATGCCCCACCGGAAGAAAGGGAGGTTGCAGTGCTGTTCACCGACATCGCCGGCTTCACCTCTGCCTCCGAAGGCATGACGGCAACCGAAACCGCTGCCTTCGTCAATCATCACCTGTCCCTGCTCGGGGCCGAGATCACAAAGGAAGGCGGCACCATCGACAAATACATCGGCGACAGTGTCATGGCATTCTGGGGCGCACCGGAGCGGCTGGAAAATCCGGCAGAACCTGCCGCCCGTGCGGCAATCGGCATGGCCCGTGCCATCCGGGAGGACAACATTGCACGCGTCGCCCGCGGTGAAGCGCCTGTGCGTATTCGCATCGGCCTTCACATGGGACCGCTTGTCGTCGGCGACATCGGCGCACCGGAGCGGGTCAACTACACGGTCATCGGCGACACTGTGAATGCCGCTTCCCGGCTGGAGAGCCTCGGCAAGGAGATCGACGGCGACGCCGATGTTGTGATCCTCGTCTCCAGTGAGATAGCCAAGCGCCTCGACAGCAGCATCGAGCAGGAGGCCATCGGACTGCACAAGGTCAAGGGGAAATCGGCAGCGGTCGAGGTTGTTCGGCTGCGTGGCTAG
- a CDS encoding homospermidine synthase yields MIGLGSIGKGTLPLIERHFKFDKSRFTVIDPVDGDAKLVTDRGYRFEKVALTPENYKDILTPLLTEGEGQGFVVNLSVDTSSLDLMKFCRKLGVLYIDTVVEPWPGFYFDDTATAADRTNYALREAVRREKKKHPGGTTAVCCCGANPGMVSWFVKKALVDIATDTGVKFKEPSSQKGWAKLMKKVGVKGIHIAERDTQRAKEPKPFGEFWNTWSVEGFLSEGFQPAELGWGTHETWKPANAKKHKKGCKAAIYLEQPGANTRVRTWCPTPGAQYGFLVTHNEAISIADYFSVSDGKKVSYRPTCHYAYHPANVAVLSLHELFGSAGKVQETLHVLDESELQDGIDELGVLLYGHKKNAYWYGSQLSVEEARDLAPYQNATGLQVTSAVLAGMVWALENPEAGIVETDEMDYKRCLEIQLPYLGPVKGYYTDWTPLEGRPGFYKEDIDTKDPWQFRNILVR; encoded by the coding sequence ATGATCGGTCTCGGTTCCATCGGCAAGGGAACGCTGCCGCTGATCGAGCGTCATTTCAAATTCGACAAGAGCCGGTTTACCGTCATCGACCCGGTTGATGGTGATGCCAAGCTGGTGACCGACCGGGGATACCGGTTCGAAAAAGTCGCCCTGACGCCTGAAAACTACAAGGACATACTCACGCCTTTGCTCACGGAGGGCGAGGGGCAGGGTTTTGTCGTTAATCTGTCTGTCGACACGTCATCGCTGGACCTGATGAAATTCTGCCGCAAGCTTGGCGTGCTCTATATCGACACTGTGGTCGAACCCTGGCCGGGGTTCTACTTCGACGACACCGCAACGGCAGCCGACCGGACCAATTATGCGCTGCGTGAGGCCGTACGACGCGAAAAGAAGAAACATCCTGGCGGGACTACGGCAGTTTGCTGCTGCGGCGCCAATCCCGGCATGGTCTCCTGGTTCGTGAAGAAGGCGCTGGTGGATATCGCGACCGATACCGGCGTCAAGTTCAAGGAACCGTCCAGCCAGAAGGGCTGGGCCAAGCTGATGAAAAAGGTGGGTGTCAAGGGCATCCATATTGCCGAGCGTGACACTCAGCGAGCCAAGGAACCGAAACCATTCGGCGAGTTCTGGAACACCTGGTCGGTGGAAGGTTTCCTTTCCGAAGGTTTCCAGCCTGCGGAACTCGGCTGGGGCACGCATGAAACCTGGAAGCCTGCGAATGCCAAGAAGCACAAGAAAGGCTGCAAGGCGGCGATCTATCTGGAACAGCCGGGCGCCAACACCCGTGTGCGGACCTGGTGCCCGACGCCAGGCGCGCAATATGGCTTCCTTGTCACGCACAATGAAGCGATCTCCATCGCCGACTACTTCTCCGTGAGCGACGGCAAGAAGGTCAGCTACCGCCCGACATGCCACTATGCCTATCATCCGGCGAACGTGGCCGTGCTCTCGCTGCATGAACTGTTCGGCTCCGCAGGAAAGGTTCAGGAGACGCTGCACGTTCTCGACGAAAGTGAACTGCAGGACGGCATCGATGAACTCGGCGTTCTGCTCTACGGTCACAAGAAAAACGCCTATTGGTATGGCTCCCAGCTGTCTGTCGAGGAGGCCCGGGACCTTGCGCCGTATCAGAACGCGACCGGTCTGCAGGTGACTTCGGCCGTTCTGGCCGGCATGGTCTGGGCGTTGGAGAACCCGGAAGCCGGCATCGTCGAGACGGACGAGATGGACTACAAGCGCTGCCTCGAAATCCAGCTACCGTATCTTGGGCCGGTCAAAGGCTATTATACGGACTGGACTCCTCTGGAGGGGCGGCCGGGCTTCTACAAGGAAGATATCGACACCAAGGATCCTTGGCAGTTCCGTAACATTCTGGTGCGATAG
- a CDS encoding SulP family inorganic anion transporter: MDASRIKTELLAGLTVALALVPEAVAFAFVAGVNPLVGLYAAFFVGLITACIGGRPGMISGATGALAVVMVSLVSQHGVEYLFATVVLMGLIQIVVGLLKWGKFIRMVPHPVMLGFVNGLAIVIFLAQLGQFKVPDGAGGLTWMEGSQLYLMLGLIALTMAVIWFLPKITSSFPAPLAGILVVSALVLGFNLDTRSVGDLASIAGGLPDFHIPMVPLTLDTLQIILPYAVILAAIGLIESLLTLNLVADLTGTKGGASKECLAQGTANVVTGFFGGMGGCAMIGQSMINVKSGARTRISGIAAALFLLSFIVIASPLIERIPVAALVGVMFMVVIGTFAWTSLKIMHKIPPIDALVMVIVTCVTVYSDLAVAVVVGVIISALAYAWNAASRIRARIGTSKEGWKVYRLTGPLFFGSTTGFADLFDPLNDPEDVVVDFIDSRVVDHSGLEAIDALASKYLAAGKRLHLRHLSPDCKKLLAKAGDLVEVSVLEDPDYEIAVDYGHTFDRAEKTT, translated from the coding sequence ATGGATGCGTCCCGCATCAAAACCGAACTTCTGGCCGGGCTTACAGTTGCCCTGGCGCTCGTTCCCGAAGCCGTGGCCTTTGCCTTTGTTGCCGGCGTCAATCCGCTGGTAGGTCTCTATGCGGCGTTCTTTGTCGGTCTGATTACGGCCTGTATCGGTGGTCGTCCCGGCATGATTTCCGGCGCGACCGGCGCACTGGCCGTGGTGATGGTCTCGCTCGTCAGCCAGCACGGGGTGGAATACCTTTTCGCCACCGTCGTGCTGATGGGCCTCATCCAGATCGTGGTGGGCTTGCTGAAGTGGGGCAAGTTCATCCGCATGGTGCCCCATCCGGTCATGCTTGGTTTCGTCAACGGCCTTGCGATCGTGATCTTCCTTGCACAGCTTGGCCAGTTCAAGGTTCCAGATGGCGCTGGCGGACTGACATGGATGGAAGGCTCCCAGCTGTATCTGATGCTCGGCCTGATCGCCCTCACCATGGCTGTTATCTGGTTCCTGCCCAAGATCACATCGTCTTTCCCCGCGCCGCTTGCAGGCATTCTGGTTGTCTCCGCGCTCGTGCTCGGCTTCAACCTCGACACCCGCTCGGTTGGCGATCTCGCCTCGATCGCCGGCGGCCTGCCGGATTTCCACATTCCCATGGTGCCGCTGACGCTCGACACATTGCAGATCATCCTGCCTTATGCCGTGATCCTGGCAGCCATCGGCCTCATTGAATCCCTGCTGACGTTGAACCTCGTGGCCGATCTGACAGGCACCAAGGGCGGCGCATCCAAGGAATGCCTTGCACAGGGCACGGCAAACGTCGTGACCGGCTTTTTCGGTGGCATGGGTGGCTGCGCCATGATCGGCCAGTCCATGATCAACGTGAAATCCGGTGCACGCACCCGGATTTCCGGCATTGCCGCAGCTCTTTTCCTGCTGTCCTTCATCGTCATCGCCTCGCCCTTGATCGAACGGATCCCGGTCGCAGCCCTGGTCGGCGTAATGTTCATGGTGGTCATCGGCACCTTCGCGTGGACCAGCCTGAAGATCATGCACAAGATCCCGCCGATCGACGCACTTGTGATGGTCATTGTCACCTGCGTCACCGTTTATTCGGATCTCGCGGTCGCTGTTGTGGTCGGTGTGATCATCTCCGCGCTTGCTTACGCCTGGAATGCAGCCAGCCGGATCCGTGCCCGTATCGGCACCAGCAAGGAAGGCTGGAAGGTCTATCGTCTGACCGGCCCGCTGTTCTTCGGCTCCACCACCGGCTTTGCCGATCTCTTCGATCCGTTGAACGATCCCGAGGACGTCGTCGTCGACTTCATCGACAGCCGCGTGGTCGATCATTCCGGCCTGGAAGCAATTGACGCCCTCGCCTCGAAATACCTTGCTGCTGGCAAGCGCCTGCACCTGCGCCACCTGTCGCCGGACTGCAAGAAGCTGCTGGCCAAGGCTGGCGATCTTGTCGAAGTCTCGGTCCTTGAAGATCCGGATTACGAGATTGCCGTGGACTACGGTCACACGTTCGACCGGGCAGAAAAGACCACCTGA
- a CDS encoding GNAT family N-acetyltransferase: MIDIVDEAPDHTGAREGLLDLCFGEDRFRKTSERLREGRLPVFAFSAIDESGKLVGTVRLWSVADRNGSQSLLLGPLAVDPGCRGLKVGDRLMRHALNQAAVLGHGSVILVGDQPYYTRFGFAAGLLDKVGMPGPVDYHRFLALEFTPGHIDGLEGVLSASGVLDPMAVPAAREDVFSVSQAI, translated from the coding sequence ATGATTGATATTGTGGACGAGGCGCCGGATCACACCGGCGCCCGCGAGGGTCTGCTTGACCTTTGTTTCGGCGAGGACCGCTTCAGGAAAACCTCCGAGCGTCTGCGTGAAGGCCGGCTTCCGGTCTTCGCATTTTCTGCTATCGACGAATCTGGCAAGCTCGTTGGCACGGTAAGGCTCTGGTCTGTGGCGGACCGCAACGGCTCGCAAAGCCTGTTGCTCGGACCCCTTGCCGTCGATCCGGGTTGCCGGGGACTGAAGGTCGGAGATCGCCTGATGCGGCACGCCCTCAACCAGGCTGCCGTGCTTGGCCATGGATCCGTGATCCTGGTTGGCGATCAGCCGTATTATACCCGCTTCGGTTTTGCTGCGGGCCTTCTCGACAAGGTCGGGATGCCGGGACCGGTGGACTATCACCGTTTCCTCGCACTGGAGTTCACTCCAGGGCACATTGACGGCCTGGAGGGTGTGCTTTCGGCATCCGGTGTACTGGATCCGATGGCAGTGCCGGCTGCCCGGGAAGACGTCTTCTCGGTTTCGCAAGCAATTTGA
- a CDS encoding type III PLP-dependent enzyme, which translates to MSDRIRDFLRRRDEDGPCVVVDLDIVRDNFEAFAKSLPDTSVYYAVKANPAPEILSLLESLGSSFDCASVGEIEMVLATGASADRISYGNTIKKEKDIARAYQYGVRLFAVDCVEEVEKIARVAPGSKIFCRVLCDGVGAEWPLSRKFGCDPEMAPDVLEHGHRLGLVAHGVSFHVGSQQANLTAWDLALAMAAGVFQEMALRGIELKMVNMGGGFPTRYLKDVPGVSTYGEAIFQALCKHFGNRLPSTIIEPGRGMVGNAGMIEAEVVLISRKSANDEVRWVYLDIGKFHGLAETMDEAIRYPIRTPRDGDTTAPCVLAGPTCDSVDVLYEKTPYELPVSLSIGDKVLIEACGAYTTTYSTVGFNGFAPLASFVI; encoded by the coding sequence ATGAGCGACCGTATCCGCGATTTCCTCCGCCGACGTGACGAAGATGGCCCGTGCGTTGTTGTCGATCTCGACATCGTGCGCGACAACTTTGAAGCTTTTGCCAAGTCCCTGCCGGACACCTCCGTCTACTACGCAGTGAAAGCCAACCCGGCACCTGAAATCCTGTCGCTCCTGGAAAGCCTCGGCTCCTCCTTCGATTGCGCCTCCGTCGGCGAAATCGAAATGGTGCTGGCAACCGGCGCATCCGCCGACCGCATTTCCTACGGCAACACGATCAAGAAGGAGAAGGATATTGCGCGTGCCTATCAGTATGGCGTCCGCCTCTTCGCCGTCGACTGCGTCGAAGAAGTTGAAAAAATCGCCCGCGTTGCCCCTGGCTCCAAAATCTTCTGCCGCGTCCTGTGCGACGGTGTCGGCGCCGAGTGGCCGCTCTCCCGCAAATTCGGCTGCGACCCCGAAATGGCGCCCGACGTCCTCGAACACGGGCACCGGCTCGGCCTTGTCGCCCATGGCGTTTCCTTCCATGTCGGCTCCCAGCAAGCCAACCTCACGGCGTGGGATCTCGCTCTCGCCATGGCAGCAGGCGTTTTCCAGGAAATGGCGCTCCGCGGCATCGAACTGAAAATGGTCAACATGGGTGGGGGCTTCCCGACCCGTTACCTGAAGGACGTCCCGGGCGTTTCGACGTACGGCGAAGCGATCTTCCAGGCGCTGTGCAAGCACTTCGGCAACCGTCTGCCGTCCACCATCATCGAGCCGGGCCGCGGCATGGTCGGCAATGCCGGCATGATCGAAGCTGAAGTCGTTCTGATTTCCCGCAAATCCGCAAACGACGAAGTGCGCTGGGTCTATCTCGATATCGGCAAGTTCCACGGCCTGGCCGAAACCATGGACGAGGCGATCCGTTATCCGATCCGCACCCCGCGCGACGGCGACACCACCGCACCTTGCGTGCTGGCCGGCCCGACCTGCGACAGCGTCGACGTTCTTTACGAAAAGACGCCGTACGAACTGCCGGTGAGCCTGTCCATTGGCGACAAGGTGCTGATCGAGGCCTGTGGTGCCTACACCACGACCTATTCCACGGTCGGCTTCAACGGCTTCGCGCCGCTGGCGTCCTTCGTCATCTGA
- a CDS encoding helix-turn-helix transcriptional regulator, with the protein MKVDQARLNAAIRGLYEAAVTAELWKPAMEEVTDALQAKSCHFFSNNLTDAGDDLFVTVRMDPDFHKDYMSTYAELDVRYPRILDAPVGRVLHGDLLWTDEERMASPVYHENLLPFELYEVTGAQLAMPDRLSWLGFSLYDEEPWEKDQLEAQQLILGHTRQALRIHLTLAEAKANTETLGNLLTARGQGVILVTAGGRIVFANDQAEALQQEQVLKMSSRGLVFRDRALNQRLAIALDALHFRSSVPSGETVTLTDTTDHQIGVRFLPVPGGIGGGGSMLAVLCIPLHMQHGPDPSEIRQFAGLFRLTPSEELVVGAIASGQDLSQHCVERGISLDTARKHLKNTMAKANCRSQKDLLRLVERFCFFRLR; encoded by the coding sequence GTGAAAGTCGATCAGGCAAGACTGAACGCTGCCATCCGGGGCCTTTATGAGGCCGCGGTTACGGCGGAGCTCTGGAAGCCGGCCATGGAAGAGGTGACTGACGCCCTCCAGGCAAAGAGTTGTCACTTTTTCTCCAACAACCTGACAGATGCGGGGGACGACCTCTTCGTCACGGTTCGCATGGATCCTGATTTTCACAAGGATTACATGAGCACTTACGCAGAGCTCGATGTCAGGTATCCGCGCATCCTTGATGCACCGGTCGGAAGAGTTCTGCACGGAGATCTTCTGTGGACCGACGAAGAGCGGATGGCCAGCCCCGTCTATCACGAGAACCTGCTTCCTTTCGAACTCTACGAGGTAACTGGCGCCCAGCTCGCTATGCCCGATCGGTTGAGCTGGCTTGGGTTTTCTCTCTATGACGAGGAGCCTTGGGAAAAAGACCAGCTTGAAGCACAGCAGCTGATCCTCGGCCACACCCGGCAGGCCTTGCGGATCCATCTGACACTGGCTGAAGCAAAAGCGAATACGGAAACGCTCGGCAATCTCCTGACAGCACGCGGGCAAGGGGTAATCCTGGTGACCGCAGGGGGCAGGATCGTCTTCGCGAACGATCAGGCCGAAGCCTTGCAGCAAGAACAGGTTCTGAAAATGAGCAGTCGGGGACTTGTCTTCAGGGACAGGGCCTTGAACCAGCGTCTCGCGATTGCACTGGATGCCCTTCACTTCCGTTCGAGCGTTCCTTCCGGCGAGACCGTTACGCTCACCGATACAACGGATCATCAGATCGGCGTCCGCTTCCTGCCCGTTCCCGGAGGGATCGGTGGTGGCGGCTCGATGCTGGCTGTCCTGTGTATTCCACTCCACATGCAGCATGGGCCGGACCCATCTGAGATCAGGCAATTTGCCGGATTGTTCCGCCTGACACCTTCCGAGGAGCTTGTGGTTGGCGCAATCGCGTCCGGGCAGGATCTGTCGCAACATTGCGTTGAGCGCGGCATCTCACTCGATACCGCAAGAAAACACCTTAAGAATACAATGGCCAAGGCCAACTGCCGCTCGCAGAAAGACCTTTTGCGGCTGGTCGAGCGGTTCTGCTTCTTCCGTCTTCGCTGA